A region of ANME-2 cluster archaeon DNA encodes the following proteins:
- a CDS encoding RnfABCDGE type electron transport complex subunit D, with translation MKLTVSHPSHIREGVTIKTIMWSKVAILAFISLLAVGMYASSSITLGLSALALVLVSVLAAVLTEAGIQKLTNQELTIRDGDAVLIGLIMALLLPPDIKLWIPVLGAFFAVALVKHGFGGLGSTLFNPAIAAWVFMNMSWGALTGSKSIPHVGEYTDLLMEFGAGRMAEVSSVVLIIGGLYLIYKKYIDWRIPLLYLSSTIIVAVILGEELSYVLTGMLFLGVFILAPDPTTSPITKNGRIIYGLLCGIMTVIYGYLTYNYVVAVLYTVFFANAVAPFIEKNTYPKPVNEVPA, from the coding sequence ATGAAACTAACAGTTTCACATCCATCCCACATCAGGGAAGGAGTTACTATCAAGACTATTATGTGGAGCAAGGTAGCAATTCTGGCGTTTATCAGTCTACTGGCTGTAGGTATGTATGCCAGTTCATCAATCACATTAGGTTTATCAGCACTGGCACTGGTACTGGTAAGTGTTCTGGCTGCTGTGCTTACTGAAGCCGGTATTCAGAAATTAACAAACCAGGAGTTAACAATTCGAGACGGAGATGCTGTATTGATCGGATTGATAATGGCACTACTACTACCGCCAGATATTAAATTATGGATACCAGTGTTGGGAGCATTCTTTGCTGTAGCTCTGGTAAAGCACGGGTTCGGCGGTCTTGGGTCCACTCTGTTCAATCCTGCAATAGCTGCATGGGTGTTCATGAACATGTCCTGGGGAGCACTTACAGGGTCAAAATCCATACCACATGTAGGTGAATATACTGATCTTTTAATGGAATTCGGTGCAGGAAGAATGGCGGAAGTGTCCTCTGTGGTGCTGATCATTGGGGGACTGTATCTCATATATAAGAAATATATTGACTGGAGAATCCCTTTACTTTATCTTTCAAGTACGATCATTGTGGCAGTAATACTTGGTGAGGAACTCTCATATGTCCTGACAGGAATGCTATTTTTAGGAGTGTTCATACTGGCTCCGGATCCCACTACTTCCCCGATCACAAAGAACGGCAGGATAATATACGGATTGTTATGTGGTATAATGACAGTGATCTACGGATATCTTACATATAATTATGTCGTAGCTGTACTGTATACAGTATTCTTTGCCAATGCAGTTGCGCCGTTCATTGAAAAAAATACTTACCCCAAACCTGTAAATGAGGTGCCGGCATGA
- a CDS encoding methanogenesis multiheme c-type cytochrome, which produces MKKIITVLLIITLIALITISYGNLNYNGNQAKATHYISTGPWEDSKCKGCHHDANEDLVNSYHVQQVSRKSIDEQWDLLFLNLVNREGTNKLVRGCDQCHTQGIPTHTSSIATAAMQVECTNCHIKDESVYTIHDADGIIGSSITTDCATCHLDDTNNDSEILYWTSPSANTCANKCHLSDVAISAEMWGSDDFASYDVHASAGVGCLDCHVTNDHQIGRDSIPVFSETVQDNFYPMKSCIDCHSEVTHGMVVDAHIKTVGCEACHIPVLPGGELPGGMPISSIDYSNGYRKVTNEWQDFNPVLAWFNGSEEGIPHSCDKDDPDAVIKPFNVITISWWDEGNDVDIRNNPNTSTHRGSPIVLSHVRAIGISTDIEESTNRMRTFDFNYDKIPDYPNAVLRRVDAYYLVSHNIVGAKSAMEKSALWCADCHGNTSRIDWTLLGYEADPAQTDPPTDFTTYEITVDVIPERPKPVEVVK; this is translated from the coding sequence TTGAAAAAAATAATCACAGTACTTCTAATTATCACATTAATAGCTCTTATTACAATCTCTTACGGCAACCTTAATTATAATGGAAACCAGGCTAAAGCTACTCATTATATTAGTACAGGTCCATGGGAAGATAGTAAATGCAAAGGCTGTCATCATGATGCAAATGAAGATTTAGTCAACTCGTATCATGTACAACAAGTCAGCAGGAAGTCTATAGATGAACAATGGGATCTGCTGTTTTTAAATCTTGTTAACAGGGAAGGGACTAATAAATTGGTCAGAGGGTGCGACCAGTGTCATACACAGGGTATTCCCACACACACTTCAAGCATTGCTACTGCTGCCATGCAAGTAGAATGTACTAACTGCCATATAAAAGATGAGTCGGTATATACAATTCATGATGCTGATGGAATTATTGGAAGTAGTATAACAACTGATTGTGCAACATGCCATTTGGATGACACGAACAATGATAGTGAAATACTTTACTGGACCAGTCCTTCTGCTAACACTTGTGCCAATAAGTGCCATTTGTCCGATGTTGCGATCAGTGCCGAGATGTGGGGTAGTGATGATTTTGCATCCTATGACGTTCATGCAAGTGCTGGTGTTGGATGCCTGGATTGTCATGTGACGAATGACCATCAGATCGGCAGGGACAGCATTCCGGTTTTTTCAGAAACGGTTCAGGACAATTTCTATCCCATGAAATCATGTATTGACTGTCATTCAGAAGTCACACATGGAATGGTCGTAGATGCTCATATTAAGACGGTGGGATGTGAAGCATGCCATATACCTGTACTACCAGGTGGAGAGCTACCGGGCGGTATGCCAATATCTTCAATAGATTATTCGAACGGTTATAGAAAGGTCACAAATGAATGGCAGGATTTTAATCCTGTATTGGCCTGGTTCAATGGTTCAGAAGAAGGTATACCTCATTCTTGTGACAAAGATGATCCTGATGCGGTAATTAAACCTTTTAATGTGATAACCATATCCTGGTGGGATGAAGGAAATGATGTGGACATTCGTAACAATCCTAACACAAGTACGCACAGGGGCAGTCCCATTGTCCTGTCACATGTGAGAGCTATCGGTATTTCAACTGATATTGAAGAGAGCACAAATAGAATGCGAACATTTGATTTTAATTATGACAAGATCCCTGATTATCCTAATGCAGTATTGAGGCGAGTGGATGCATATTATCTGGTAAGCCACAACATAGTAGGAGCAAAAAGTGCTATGGAAAAAAGTGCACTATGGTGTGCTGACTGCCATGGCAATACTTCCAGGATAGACTGGACACTATTAGGATATGAAGCAGACCCTGCCCAGACAGATCCGCCAACTGATTTTACCACTTATGAAATCACCGTAGATGTAATTCCGGAAAGACCAAAACCGGTAGAGGTGGTTAAATGA
- a CDS encoding RnfABCDGE type electron transport complex subunit C, translating to MTTEDVKKVKDKEVRKQVVIPLLQHIGTVCEPIVDKKTDVLVGQKIGEGNDEFSVPVHSSTAGHVVAIEERPHPVCGSVPSVIIESNETNDTIEFKTSKNPSKEYIISALKDSGVVELNGYSLYNMLTSEKLIDTVLINLSFSGDVSSNCAPENITSIIEGMNLLIKASDAQQGAFIIQKDDRQLISAIESGLFEEADIEIFTVEQNYSPSMANLLTYEITGMQIPNTCTPLDAGVLLSSAGSALAVRKAVLEGIPQITVNVTVTGAVHNPGVKNVRIGTSIKEVIDSCGGYSGEPGKIIMNGIFSGTALSTDEVPVIKSTSHIIVQSSDEVLHEIPGPCIQCARCVDVCPANILPGRIASFADMGMHDECFKLHVNSCVECGLCVYVCPSSRHILQLIKYSKTVLQQLLKYEDEQRSSGCLSCDAPCLASTPFISNGGIL from the coding sequence ATGACAACAGAAGACGTGAAAAAGGTTAAGGATAAAGAGGTTCGAAAGCAGGTAGTTATTCCATTGTTGCAGCACATCGGTACTGTTTGCGAACCGATAGTGGATAAAAAAACTGACGTGCTCGTCGGCCAAAAGATCGGAGAGGGGAATGATGAGTTCAGTGTCCCGGTCCACTCCAGTACTGCAGGACATGTTGTTGCTATTGAAGAACGGCCCCATCCTGTTTGCGGCAGCGTACCGAGTGTCATTATTGAATCAAACGAAACAAACGATACTATTGAATTTAAAACCAGTAAAAATCCCTCAAAGGAATATATCATCAGTGCACTGAAGGATTCGGGAGTGGTTGAACTTAACGGGTACTCCCTTTATAATATGCTCACATCTGAAAAACTGATCGATACGGTTTTAATAAATCTTTCTTTTTCAGGTGATGTGAGCAGTAATTGTGCACCGGAAAATATAACAAGTATCATCGAAGGGATGAATCTGCTCATCAAAGCTTCTGATGCACAGCAAGGAGCCTTCATTATTCAAAAGGATGATAGACAGCTTATATCAGCTATTGAATCCGGGTTGTTTGAAGAAGCAGATATTGAAATATTCACTGTCGAGCAGAATTATTCACCATCTATGGCAAACCTTCTTACGTATGAAATAACTGGTATGCAAATTCCTAATACCTGCACACCTCTGGATGCAGGTGTGTTACTATCAAGCGCTGGTAGTGCTCTGGCAGTTCGCAAAGCTGTGCTAGAGGGTATACCCCAGATCACGGTCAATGTCACAGTCACAGGAGCAGTACACAACCCTGGAGTAAAAAATGTGAGGATTGGAACCAGTATCAAGGAAGTTATTGATTCCTGTGGTGGTTATTCAGGCGAGCCGGGTAAGATCATAATGAACGGGATATTCAGTGGTACAGCCCTGTCCACAGATGAAGTGCCGGTAATTAAATCTACTTCCCACATCATTGTCCAGTCCAGTGATGAAGTACTACATGAGATACCGGGCCCATGCATTCAATGTGCCAGATGTGTGGATGTATGTCCTGCTAATATCCTGCCAGGCAGGATTGCATCCTTTGCAGATATGGGTATGCATGATGAATGCTTTAAACTACATGTTAACAGCTGTGTTGAATGCGGTCTGTGTGTTTATGTGTGCCCATCCAGCAGACATATATTGCAGTTGATCAAGTATTCCAAGACAGTACTGCAGCAGTTATTGAAATATGAGGATGAACAAAGATCTTCCGGCTGTCTCTCATGCGATGCACCATGTCTTGCAAGTACACCATTCATTTCAAACGGAGGAATATTATGA
- a CDS encoding universal stress protein — MDIAKRIQLVVDRSANSKNAADQAVKMAKELNAELSSLYVVNTHMHKTPNVIKAMVRTGKKQLITIKETASNMKINLITSTVLVGGPTNDILKETKFNQADLLIIGAGENSPQGSVPGKLIRKAKCNLLLVRSDPAIGDFTKILVLTNDIKLERAPLFAANMAKRYSAELTACYVVDVEQAMIRDRIVYLQEASNCNIARMPHRALGEKVPISPTLLDKLNTDQTNEGYRVIDTVARIAKDAGVDVNSVILKGKPAEEIIKYAEEGDFDLIVMEHTSRSKVSQLLLGSIPEKVARNASCSVMIVNRAS; from the coding sequence ATGGATATAGCAAAACGAATTCAACTGGTGGTTGATAGATCTGCAAACTCTAAAAATGCTGCAGATCAAGCTGTAAAAATGGCAAAAGAACTTAACGCCGAGCTTTCTTCACTATATGTAGTGAATACTCATATGCATAAGACCCCGAATGTTATCAAAGCTATGGTCAGGACAGGTAAGAAACAACTTATAACCATAAAAGAGACAGCTTCAAACATGAAGATCAATTTAATCACATCAACGGTTCTGGTTGGGGGTCCTACAAATGATATCTTAAAAGAAACAAAGTTCAACCAGGCAGACCTTTTAATCATAGGTGCCGGAGAGAACAGTCCTCAAGGTAGTGTGCCTGGGAAATTAATTCGAAAAGCCAAATGCAACCTCTTGCTGGTTAGAAGTGATCCGGCAATTGGAGATTTTACCAAAATACTTGTACTTACCAATGATATAAAACTGGAACGGGCACCATTATTTGCAGCAAACATGGCTAAGCGATATAGCGCAGAACTCACAGCATGCTACGTTGTTGATGTGGAGCAGGCAATGATCAGAGACAGGATTGTATATCTACAGGAGGCTTCGAATTGCAATATTGCCCGCATGCCTCACAGGGCACTTGGTGAAAAAGTTCCAATTTCACCAACGTTGCTTGATAAACTGAACACAGATCAGACAAATGAAGGATATAGAGTTATAGATACTGTGGCAAGGATAGCAAAGGATGCAGGTGTTGATGTAAATTCAGTAATTCTTAAGGGCAAACCTGCTGAAGAGATCATTAAGTATGCAGAAGAAGGGGATTTTGATCTGATAGTCATGGAACACACATCAAGAAGTAAAGTATCGCAACTTTTATTGGGAAGTATCCCTGAAAAAGTTGCCAGAAATGCTTCATGTTCCGTAATGATAGTAAATAGAGCATCATAA
- a CDS encoding RnfABCDGE type electron transport complex subunit A, producing MEDSLFSIAINGIFVKNFLLVQFLGLCSFVGVSKETKSAAGMSAAVLFVMIMASVASFLIYTYLLLPFGLTFLTTISFIIVIAFLVQLVEFIIRKFSPPLYRSLGIFLPLITTNCAILGVVILNARLDYNFVQSLFYGISAGLGYSMVMLFMSAIREKANSLKVPEAIEGLPHAFFITTLLSMAFVSYFGVIPT from the coding sequence ATGGAAGATAGTTTATTTTCAATTGCAATTAACGGGATATTTGTAAAAAACTTCCTGCTTGTCCAGTTCCTAGGGCTGTGTTCATTTGTGGGTGTATCAAAGGAGACTAAGAGTGCTGCAGGCATGTCGGCTGCGGTATTATTTGTCATGATAATGGCATCGGTAGCTTCATTTTTGATATATACTTATCTCCTTTTACCCTTTGGGCTGACCTTCTTAACAACAATCAGTTTTATTATTGTGATAGCTTTTCTTGTGCAGCTTGTTGAGTTCATTATTCGTAAATTCAGTCCTCCTTTGTACCGGTCGCTGGGTATATTCCTACCTTTGATAACCACCAACTGTGCCATTCTTGGTGTTGTGATACTTAATGCAAGGCTTGATTACAACTTTGTCCAGAGTCTTTTCTATGGTATTTCAGCCGGTCTGGGATATTCTATGGTGATGTTGTTTATGTCCGCTATCCGTGAGAAGGCCAATTCGTTGAAGGTTCCGGAAGCTATTGAAGGACTGCCACACGCATTCTTTATTACTACATTGCTTTCAATGGCATTTGTCAGCTACTTCGGAGTGATACCAACATGA
- a CDS encoding universal stress protein, with product MVKKIQLLVDSSPDSDVTAMRAVSMASHLDAVIVATEIRDTRRFDSYRKSEKAKMLFGRKLERISDLAADRGVEICDEKSSKAVVDQSKDILKVAGHIHPNVVVSSALDSARRVGLSDRASELFKYSKHNLLLVKDPQHDANDFQNILVSADSPFDISDYTTEFAESYNAKLTAVKVVDLEEGLVKERPVYLSEVSSSPTPGMPRRQLGDTVKTSETLLTKMKESGIRRGQAMVDAVADVAHDRGVEVETKVLIGKRDDELAKFSKQQQIDLLMLGSNRENLIKRLMHKTAPESIARKVDSSVFAVRKVA from the coding sequence ATGGTAAAAAAAATTCAGCTATTGGTTGACAGTTCACCGGATTCAGATGTTACAGCCATGCGAGCTGTTAGTATGGCCAGCCATCTTGATGCGGTGATTGTAGCGACTGAGATAAGAGATACGCGTAGATTTGATTCCTACAGGAAAAGCGAAAAAGCGAAGATGTTATTCGGACGCAAACTTGAAAGGATCAGTGACCTTGCGGCAGACAGGGGCGTCGAAATCTGCGATGAAAAAAGTAGTAAAGCTGTTGTAGATCAGTCAAAGGATATCCTGAAAGTTGCAGGTCACATTCACCCGAACGTGGTTGTATCAAGTGCACTTGATAGTGCAAGAAGAGTAGGGTTAAGTGATCGTGCATCAGAATTGTTCAAATATTCAAAGCACAACCTGCTTTTAGTCAAAGACCCGCAACATGATGCAAACGATTTCCAGAATATCCTTGTTTCTGCAGATAGCCCGTTCGACATCTCTGATTATACTACTGAATTTGCTGAAAGTTATAACGCAAAACTCACAGCTGTTAAGGTAGTAGACCTTGAAGAGGGCTTGGTCAAAGAGCGGCCTGTTTATCTATCTGAAGTGTCTTCTTCACCGACACCGGGAATGCCACGCAGACAACTTGGTGATACTGTAAAGACATCAGAAACACTACTCACTAAAATGAAAGAGAGCGGAATAAGAAGGGGTCAGGCTATGGTAGATGCAGTAGCAGATGTTGCGCATGATAGAGGAGTAGAAGTTGAAACAAAGGTGCTGATTGGTAAAAGGGATGATGAGTTAGCGAAATTTTCCAAACAGCAGCAGATCGACCTTCTGATGTTAGGGTCGAATAGAGAGAACCTGATTAAACGACTTATGCATAAAACCGCACCGGAATCCATCGCCCGGAAGGTTGATAGTTCTGTATTTGCAGTAAGAAAAGTAGCTTGA
- a CDS encoding electron transport complex subunit E has translation MTISGEYFRGIVKDNPIFSLVLGLCPVLAVTTSVENAIGMAGAALFVLLGSNVIVSALRKQIPPITRIPMFIIIICTFVTMIDMLMEAYTPPLYKSLGIFIPLIVVNCIIIGRAEAYASKNTVKFSIIDALGIGTGFLLVLVLIGAIRELLGTGAIVPFGFKLISIPITPSTFMILPGGAFMTIGVLMAMVNYNRIRKARKGGQ, from the coding sequence ATGACAATTTCAGGTGAGTATTTTAGAGGAATTGTAAAAGATAACCCTATTTTCAGTCTCGTACTTGGACTGTGTCCTGTACTTGCGGTCACCACATCCGTAGAGAATGCTATAGGTATGGCGGGAGCGGCTTTGTTTGTCCTGTTAGGATCAAATGTTATAGTGTCTGCACTGAGAAAACAAATACCACCGATCACCCGTATTCCGATGTTCATTATTATAATTTGTACTTTTGTTACCATGATTGATATGTTAATGGAAGCGTACACACCACCGCTGTATAAGTCTCTGGGAATATTCATCCCGTTGATTGTAGTTAACTGTATTATTATCGGACGGGCCGAAGCCTATGCCAGCAAGAACACTGTTAAATTTTCTATTATTGATGCATTGGGCATTGGTACCGGTTTCCTTCTCGTATTGGTGCTCATCGGAGCTATCAGGGAGCTGTTAGGAACAGGAGCAATTGTACCCTTTGGATTTAAATTGATCAGTATACCCATAACACCTTCTACGTTTATGATACTGCCGGGAGGGGCGTTCATGACTATTGGTGTATTAATGGCAATGGTAAATTATAACCGCATCAGAAAAGCAAGAAAAGGGGGACAGTAA
- a CDS encoding universal stress protein produces the protein MTRFQFLVPVDGSENSMNAGKHAVELAAKYGAEISIIFVVDSHRYILPEILKIIHSAGEEYVGQIQKIAGDSGVTVKSAKVLTGIPVETIVNEAKAIDANVIVLASKGGVESKGPSIGVVANRVLRQSHSHVLIVRSTENKEHYKNILISTDGSKDAEYAAHFGMSIAKRYNAKVYACNIVDSRNKILERHITTFGETGKGRVLGESINFSEAIIKRMREHLLKDAEKIADGVRNIADKKGVTAKTIVKDGNTASEILKIAKTKDIDLIVLGSHGKGSISKMLLGSVSEKIASTARCSVLVVRGSRIEIVVPE, from the coding sequence ATGACAAGATTCCAATTTCTGGTTCCTGTTGACGGTTCAGAGAATTCAATGAATGCTGGAAAGCATGCTGTAGAATTGGCCGCAAAATACGGTGCGGAAATATCCATAATATTTGTAGTAGATTCTCATAGATATATCCTGCCCGAAATCCTCAAGATCATACATAGTGCAGGTGAAGAATATGTTGGTCAGATACAAAAAATAGCGGGGGATAGTGGAGTAACAGTCAAATCAGCAAAAGTACTTACCGGAATCCCGGTTGAAACGATTGTAAATGAAGCAAAAGCAATAGATGCGAATGTAATAGTACTGGCATCGAAGGGAGGAGTAGAATCAAAAGGACCATCTATCGGTGTTGTTGCAAATCGCGTATTAAGGCAGTCCCATTCTCATGTTTTGATAGTACGCAGTACTGAGAACAAAGAGCATTACAAGAATATATTGATCTCAACAGACGGGTCAAAGGATGCTGAGTATGCTGCTCATTTTGGTATGAGCATTGCAAAAAGATACAATGCGAAAGTATATGCATGTAACATTGTAGATTCCAGGAACAAAATACTTGAAAGGCATATCACGACATTTGGTGAAACCGGAAAAGGAAGGGTATTAGGAGAATCGATAAACTTTTCCGAAGCCATAATCAAGCGGATGCGGGAACACCTGCTTAAAGATGCTGAAAAGATCGCCGATGGTGTAAGAAATATCGCAGATAAGAAGGGTGTAACTGCAAAAACCATTGTAAAAGATGGAAATACCGCATCTGAGATACTAAAAATTGCTAAAACCAAGGATATAGACCTTATCGTATTGGGCAGCCATGGAAAGGGTTCAATCTCAAAGATGCTACTTGGTAGTGTATCAGAAAAGATAGCATCCACAGCCAGGTGCTCAGTACTTGTAGTAAGAGGTTCCAGGATAGAGATAGTGGTGCCTGAATAA
- a CDS encoding Fe-S cluster domain-containing protein, whose protein sequence is MNPVAIIAGSAVVIGGIGFLVGIILIWASEKFAVEVNPLVEEVNEALPGANCGACGYAGCADFAEKVVDQVAPIDGCPVGGFDVAKVIGGLLGQEVKEAESIYPFVRCNGGIHCTDKIDYDGIEDCKAVMMLSDSEKGCSYGCIGRGTCVRACPFNALEMADDRLPHVIKNLCKSCGICVEACPNDILVMANDTEQVHVLCRSYDKGKVVKSVCEFGCIGCKICVKNCPADAITVTNFLAEIDQEKCTNCGQCIENCPQKSIQMTEYVIEAVAV, encoded by the coding sequence ATGAATCCGGTAGCTATTATCGCTGGATCTGCAGTTGTAATCGGAGGTATAGGGTTCTTAGTCGGTATTATACTGATATGGGCCTCTGAAAAATTTGCAGTTGAGGTCAATCCTCTTGTGGAAGAAGTCAATGAAGCACTGCCGGGTGCTAACTGTGGAGCATGCGGATATGCAGGGTGTGCTGATTTTGCTGAAAAAGTAGTGGACCAGGTGGCACCGATTGATGGCTGTCCCGTAGGAGGATTTGACGTAGCGAAAGTCATCGGCGGGCTGCTGGGCCAGGAAGTAAAAGAGGCCGAAAGTATCTATCCATTTGTCAGGTGCAATGGAGGTATACACTGCACAGATAAGATCGATTATGATGGTATTGAAGACTGTAAAGCGGTTATGATGCTTTCAGATAGTGAGAAAGGATGCAGTTACGGATGCATAGGCCGGGGAACATGTGTGCGTGCATGTCCGTTTAATGCACTGGAGATGGCGGATGATCGGTTACCGCATGTTATTAAAAATCTGTGTAAGAGTTGCGGGATATGTGTTGAAGCATGTCCGAATGATATACTTGTTATGGCAAACGATACTGAACAAGTGCATGTACTCTGCAGGTCATATGATAAAGGTAAAGTTGTAAAGTCAGTGTGTGAGTTTGGCTGTATAGGATGCAAGATATGCGTAAAGAACTGCCCGGCTGATGCTATTACAGTAACTAATTTCCTGGCTGAGATCGATCAGGAGAAATGTACCAACTGCGGACAGTGTATTGAGAACTGCCCACAAAAGTCGATTCAGATGACGGAATACGTTATAGAAGCGGTAGCAGTATAA
- a CDS encoding RnfABCDGE type electron transport complex subunit G, with protein MKKEYIMVMVKMVAMSVIAAVILGGLYIPTQAQLKIYQEEQRQLALVDVLPVADHFEAVKSGEETLFYQAFDASNNLVGYCFFHDQPGSQGTITLAGGVDTEYTVTGVKIMTHAETPGLGAKITESFFTDQFKGVAVSDLMLSKNDGAIDAITGATVSSQAVIDGIHVKIGEIKAN; from the coding sequence ATGAAAAAAGAATATATCATGGTTATGGTGAAAATGGTAGCAATGTCAGTAATTGCTGCTGTAATATTAGGGGGTCTGTATATACCCACACAGGCGCAATTAAAAATATACCAGGAGGAGCAAAGACAGCTTGCCCTGGTAGATGTGCTTCCTGTAGCCGACCATTTTGAAGCTGTTAAATCAGGTGAAGAAACATTATTTTACCAGGCATTCGATGCAAGCAATAATCTTGTCGGATATTGTTTTTTCCATGATCAACCAGGTTCGCAGGGCACGATCACATTAGCGGGTGGAGTTGATACTGAATATACGGTAACCGGAGTAAAGATCATGACACATGCCGAAACTCCGGGTCTGGGTGCAAAGATCACTGAATCGTTCTTTACCGATCAGTTCAAGGGAGTTGCAGTAAGTGACCTGATGCTTTCTAAAAATGACGGTGCAATAGATGCAATCACAGGTGCTACAGTCTCTTCACAGGCAGTGATAGACGGAATACATGTAAAAATTGGTGAGATTAAAGCAAATTAA
- a CDS encoding universal stress protein has translation MVKFQYILTLNEPVYAKIAADNAIKLAEMYNAEISIINVVDNNLFKEEEIGIQTELGQTLVDKYKQICENNGITIKNVTVVTGSPLFEIFKMQEEIDASLIILGASKNKLGKIAEKLIKDVKCHVLIARENTAGDELFSNILVPVESTKDAEYAGKFAVSIAHRSHSNLTACHIFPHKIKEDESNKITKPVLDIAKSKGIQVESLIGEGKSADEILNIIYDKSFNLVVMGYSGRGKVSRFVHGSISEKVIHSATCSVFVVKSIRTERVYTVPK, from the coding sequence ATGGTGAAATTTCAATATATATTAACATTAAATGAACCGGTGTATGCAAAAATAGCAGCAGACAATGCTATAAAGTTAGCTGAGATGTATAATGCTGAAATTTCCATTATAAATGTAGTAGATAACAATTTGTTCAAAGAAGAAGAAATTGGGATCCAAACTGAATTGGGCCAGACACTGGTTGATAAATACAAACAGATCTGTGAAAATAATGGAATAACTATAAAGAATGTTACTGTGGTAACAGGATCGCCACTATTTGAAATTTTTAAGATGCAAGAGGAGATCGATGCCAGTTTAATTATTTTAGGTGCATCTAAAAATAAACTCGGGAAAATAGCTGAGAAGCTCATAAAAGATGTTAAGTGTCATGTGCTGATAGCCCGTGAAAATACTGCTGGTGATGAGCTATTCAGCAACATTCTTGTTCCGGTGGAAAGTACAAAAGATGCCGAGTATGCTGGAAAATTTGCAGTCAGCATTGCACATCGCTCTCATTCGAATCTGACGGCCTGTCACATTTTTCCACATAAGATAAAGGAGGATGAGAGTAATAAAATAACTAAACCGGTATTAGATATTGCAAAATCAAAAGGAATTCAAGTTGAATCTTTAATAGGGGAAGGAAAATCAGCCGATGAGATTCTAAACATAATTTACGATAAATCCTTTAACCTGGTGGTTATGGGATATTCAGGTCGTGGTAAAGTTTCCAGGTTTGTACATGGAAGTATCTCGGAAAAAGTTATTCATTCGGCAACGTGTTCTGTTTTTGTGGTGAAAAGCATAAGGACAGAAAGAGTATATACAGTTCCAAAATAA